A stretch of the Candidatus Jettenia sp. AMX2 genome encodes the following:
- the larC gene encoding nickel pincer cofactor biosynthesis protein LarC — MKVAYFDCFSGISGDMALGAFVDAGLDINILKEQLAKLHMHGYEISAEKVRRAGISGTKVQVVVSRNKKHMHPDSHPHHNHNSHFNLTDIQAMIEKSDLSDAVKTDSGKVFQRLGMVEAKVHDTSIEEIHFHEVGAIDSIVDIVGSVIAIKHFGIEKIYFSPVPTGHGYTQCEHGTFPVPPPAVAELLKGQFIKSVDIEKELTTPTGASIITALGEGLHTVPEMKILSVGYGAGSYNNPAIPNLLRIFIGETVPDTGSNEMWVVETNIDNMSGEILGYVMGKLFESGAVDVYFTPVQMKKGRPGTVITALVSESDLPSVEQTFFCQTSTFGIRKYKVVRKVLAREFKEFDSRFGKITIKVGRFNSEIRSFSPEYEDCKRIAEEKGIPLKQVYRIITQDLENTGFLK, encoded by the coding sequence TGAAGGTTGCGTATTTTGATTGTTTTTCCGGCATAAGTGGAGATATGGCCCTTGGTGCCTTTGTTGATGCAGGTCTGGACATTAACATCCTAAAAGAACAATTGGCAAAACTCCATATGCATGGTTATGAAATTTCCGCGGAAAAGGTAAGGCGGGCAGGTATAAGCGGCACCAAGGTACAGGTTGTCGTCTCCCGGAATAAGAAACACATGCATCCGGATTCGCATCCGCATCATAACCATAACTCACATTTTAACCTGACCGATATCCAGGCAATGATAGAGAAGAGCGATCTCAGTGACGCCGTCAAGACTGACAGCGGTAAGGTTTTTCAAAGACTGGGAATGGTTGAGGCAAAAGTTCATGACACCTCCATAGAGGAGATACATTTCCATGAGGTAGGCGCCATTGATTCAATCGTTGATATTGTCGGATCGGTAATTGCAATTAAACATTTTGGGATTGAAAAGATCTATTTCTCACCCGTTCCGACTGGTCACGGATATACGCAATGTGAGCACGGTACATTTCCGGTACCGCCTCCGGCCGTTGCTGAACTGTTGAAAGGACAGTTTATAAAATCCGTTGATATTGAAAAGGAATTGACGACACCAACGGGCGCTTCAATAATAACCGCATTGGGAGAAGGGTTACATACGGTTCCGGAAATGAAGATTCTTTCTGTCGGTTATGGTGCCGGCAGTTACAACAACCCTGCTATTCCTAACTTATTACGCATATTTATCGGAGAAACCGTTCCGGATACGGGATCGAATGAAATGTGGGTGGTGGAAACAAATATCGATAACATGTCCGGTGAAATATTGGGGTATGTTATGGGTAAGCTATTTGAGTCTGGTGCAGTGGATGTTTATTTCACACCCGTACAAATGAAAAAAGGACGTCCCGGGACTGTTATTACTGCTCTTGTATCTGAATCAGACCTGCCTTCTGTTGAACAGACTTTCTTTTGTCAAACGTCAACCTTTGGCATAAGGAAATATAAAGTAGTCCGCAAAGTACTTGCCCGCGAGTTTAAAGAATTTGACAGCCGGTTTGGTAAGATAACAATTAAAGTAGGAAGATTTAACAGTGAAATCAGGAGTTTTTCTCCCGAATATGAAGATTGCAAAAGGATTGCCGAAGAAAAAGGCATCCCGCTGAAACAGGTTTATCGTATTATTACACAAGACCTGGAAAA